A window from Streptomyces sp. NBC_00299 encodes these proteins:
- a CDS encoding ABC transporter permease: MTVTKADAPVTTASNEPTGETEPVGSARSERLSALIQQHGALAVLVLVSLVASFSFDAFATGDNIGNMATSSAFLAIVALGMTFVIITGGIDLSVGSLFALGGVLAAWGSRHGTLVALLLPLAVCGLIGVVNGLLVARSRLAPFIVTLAAMLGARGLLLAITDEGADTFLIGKGSFLAELGQGTTLGLGNPVWITLALFVAGAVVLRRTRFGQHVYAVGGNEDAAALMGAPVARTKILVYTLSGLLAGLAGALNAAWLASGVTILGNGMELEAISAVVIGGTLLTGGLGYVSGSLVGVLLLKVIQNVINQIGSLDSSYQQVVSGAFLAVVVIAQTWLGRRRQLM, translated from the coding sequence ATGACCGTCACGAAAGCGGACGCACCCGTGACCACCGCGAGCAACGAGCCGACGGGGGAGACCGAACCGGTCGGCTCCGCGCGCTCCGAGAGGCTGAGCGCCCTGATCCAGCAGCACGGCGCACTGGCCGTGCTGGTCCTGGTCTCCCTGGTGGCGTCGTTCTCCTTCGATGCCTTCGCCACCGGCGACAACATCGGCAACATGGCGACCAGTTCGGCCTTCCTGGCGATCGTCGCCCTCGGCATGACCTTCGTGATCATCACCGGCGGTATCGATCTGTCCGTCGGCTCCCTGTTCGCCCTCGGTGGCGTGCTGGCGGCCTGGGGGTCACGCCACGGCACCCTGGTGGCCCTGCTGCTGCCGCTGGCGGTGTGCGGACTGATCGGCGTCGTCAACGGCCTGCTGGTCGCCCGCTCCCGCCTCGCCCCGTTCATCGTCACGCTCGCCGCCATGCTGGGCGCTCGCGGCCTCCTGCTGGCCATCACCGACGAGGGCGCGGACACCTTCCTGATCGGCAAGGGCTCGTTCCTCGCGGAGCTGGGCCAGGGCACCACCCTGGGCCTCGGCAACCCGGTGTGGATCACCCTGGCCCTGTTCGTCGCGGGCGCCGTGGTCCTGCGCCGCACCCGCTTCGGACAGCACGTCTACGCGGTCGGCGGCAACGAGGACGCGGCGGCCCTGATGGGCGCCCCCGTGGCCCGCACCAAGATCCTCGTCTACACCCTGTCGGGCCTCCTCGCCGGCCTGGCCGGCGCACTCAACGCCGCCTGGCTGGCCTCCGGCGTCACCATCCTCGGCAACGGCATGGAACTGGAGGCCATCTCCGCCGTGGTCATCGGCGGGACCCTGCTGACCGGCGGTCTCGGCTATGTCAGCGGCTCACTCGTCGGCGTGCTGCTCCTGAAGGTCATCCAGAACGTCATCAATCAGATCGGCTCCCTCGACTCCTCCTACCAGCAGGTCGTCAGCGGCGCCTTCCTCGCCGTCGTCGTCATCGCCCAGACCTGGCTCGGCCGCAGACGGCAACTGATGTGA
- a CDS encoding SAM-dependent methyltransferase → MTDPVTTPEPADHQKIDTSVPHSARIWNYWLGGKDNYPVDEEAGDAYTAVFPGIVTIARSSRAFLRRNITYLVSEAGIRQFLDIGTGLPTAQNTHEVAQQLAPETRIVYVDNDPMVLAHARALLYSTDEGATAYIDANVTDPDRILAAAAKTLDFGRPTALILSNILGHVPDYDQARSIVTRLMSALPSGSYLSINDGSRGIDPVFEQAQDAYNTSGAVPYNLRTVDEITTFFDGLDLIAPGVVSVTQWRPEPGSPTGEVVAEHGGLARKA, encoded by the coding sequence ATGACCGACCCCGTGACGACGCCGGAACCGGCGGACCATCAGAAGATCGACACTTCGGTTCCGCACTCCGCCCGCATCTGGAACTACTGGCTCGGCGGCAAGGACAACTACCCCGTCGACGAGGAAGCAGGCGACGCGTACACCGCGGTCTTCCCCGGCATCGTCACCATCGCCCGCTCCAGCCGCGCCTTCCTGCGCCGCAACATCACGTATCTCGTCTCCGAGGCGGGCATCCGGCAATTCCTGGACATAGGCACCGGTCTTCCAACCGCCCAGAACACCCATGAGGTCGCCCAGCAACTGGCCCCCGAGACACGGATCGTTTACGTCGACAATGATCCGATGGTGCTCGCACACGCTCGCGCCCTGCTCTACTCCACCGACGAGGGCGCGACCGCCTACATCGATGCCAACGTGACGGACCCGGACCGCATCCTGGCAGCCGCCGCGAAGACACTGGACTTCGGCCGCCCCACCGCGCTCATCCTCAGCAACATCCTGGGCCACGTCCCCGACTACGATCAGGCCCGCTCCATCGTCACCCGACTGATGAGCGCCCTGCCGTCGGGCAGCTACCTCTCCATCAACGACGGATCGCGCGGCATCGACCCGGTCTTCGAGCAGGCCCAGGACGCCTACAACACCAGTGGCGCCGTCCCTTACAACCTGCGCACGGTCGATGAGATCACCACGTTCTTCGACGGTCTGGACCTCATCGCACCTGGCGTCGTCTCGGTGACGCAGTGGCGACCCGAGCCGGGCTCGCCCACCGGGGAGGTCGTCGCCGAGCACGGCGGTCTTGCCCGGAAGGCGTAG
- a CDS encoding Atu4866 domain-containing protein, with amino-acid sequence MTSTDTPRDPHPYVGMWVTANGFIRQELLPDGRYDEARGNRLSAYTGSYAVTGNHMDYVDATGFTATGDVRDGVLFHEHLVLYREGDEQTRRASRP; translated from the coding sequence ATGACGAGCACCGACACACCCCGCGACCCTCACCCCTACGTCGGAATGTGGGTGACAGCGAACGGCTTCATCCGCCAGGAACTCCTGCCCGACGGCCGCTACGACGAAGCCCGCGGCAACCGCCTCAGCGCCTACACCGGTAGCTATGCGGTCACCGGCAACCACATGGACTACGTCGACGCCACCGGCTTCACCGCCACCGGCGACGTCCGCGACGGCGTTCTCTTCCATGAGCACCTGGTGCTCTACCGCGAGGGCGACGAGCAGACCAGGCGGGCATCTCGACCGTAG
- a CDS encoding Atu4866 domain-containing protein, whose amino-acid sequence MSTTDTGTMSWNPEALEEILSNDNGRPVLFANARILTMDPLIGTMSGADLLFVGSLLLGVGPGIITAAGDDNAIVVDCTGLTIAPAVVDTVALAGGRGHRSEYVATLTPGNAPDFLVLPDELAADVPSAVATLMTRPGHVHALVAAGRPVLWAGTDVSGRATAPEAGIPAAADLTGSPRVGVWIDRNDFLHQELTADGRYDETRGERPHAYQGRYWIDGDRIDYLDDLGFWAYGEFRDDELHHAGYVMKLG is encoded by the coding sequence ATGAGCACCACCGACACCGGCACCATGAGCTGGAACCCCGAGGCCCTCGAGGAGATCCTTTCGAATGACAACGGGCGTCCCGTCCTCTTCGCCAACGCCCGCATCCTGACGATGGACCCGCTGATCGGCACCATGAGCGGCGCCGACCTCCTGTTCGTCGGCTCCCTGCTCCTGGGGGTCGGCCCGGGCATCATCACGGCGGCGGGGGACGACAACGCCATCGTCGTCGACTGCACCGGCCTGACCATCGCCCCCGCCGTCGTGGACACCGTCGCACTGGCCGGCGGCCGCGGCCACCGCTCCGAGTACGTCGCAACGCTGACCCCGGGCAACGCCCCCGACTTTCTGGTCCTGCCTGACGAACTCGCCGCGGACGTGCCGAGCGCGGTGGCCACCCTCATGACCCGGCCCGGACACGTCCACGCACTCGTCGCAGCCGGCCGCCCGGTCCTGTGGGCCGGCACCGACGTTTCGGGTCGGGCCACCGCCCCCGAGGCGGGTATCCCGGCCGCCGCGGACCTGACCGGCAGCCCTCGCGTAGGCGTCTGGATCGACAGGAACGACTTCCTGCACCAGGAGCTCACCGCCGACGGCCGCTACGACGAGACCCGGGGCGAGCGCCCGCACGCGTACCAAGGCCGTTACTGGATCGACGGCGACCGCATCGACTACCTGGACGACCTCGGCTTCTGGGCCTACGGCGAGTTCCGGGACGACGAGCTGCATCACGCGGGCTATGTCATGAAGCTCGGCTGA
- a CDS encoding calcium-binding protein: protein MSRYAAPFGDRPSRLVVLGAAVVLLAGVGAPAHAAAGEPVISGATVNSGRDVVVGITHDVVFPVTVSGSDDSGLSFVDVDLKGPHGGFYTTDAFCESATTCTTAFTVNAHPAPGSDDPVDLTNANAGTWSVDALADANDGASVFAPRAGSFSLKRAAQLNVNASPEPVTKGARITVNGKLVRANWDTYRYAGYAGQTVHLQFRPKDSSTYATVVAVKSSSTGTLRATVKAVKDGYWRWNFTGTTTTGPAKATGDYVDVRP from the coding sequence ATGAGCCGCTACGCCGCACCGTTTGGCGACAGACCGAGCCGCCTAGTCGTGCTGGGGGCCGCCGTCGTTCTGCTGGCCGGTGTCGGCGCCCCGGCCCATGCCGCGGCCGGCGAGCCGGTGATCAGCGGTGCCACCGTCAACTCAGGACGGGACGTCGTCGTGGGTATCACGCACGACGTGGTCTTCCCGGTCACGGTCAGCGGATCGGACGACTCCGGCCTGTCCTTCGTAGACGTGGATCTGAAAGGACCGCACGGCGGCTTCTACACCACCGACGCGTTCTGCGAGAGCGCGACGACCTGCACGACGGCGTTCACCGTCAACGCCCACCCTGCTCCAGGCAGCGACGATCCGGTGGACCTGACCAACGCCAACGCGGGCACGTGGTCTGTCGACGCCTTGGCCGACGCCAACGACGGCGCATCCGTCTTCGCCCCGCGCGCGGGGTCGTTCAGCCTCAAGCGTGCCGCGCAGCTCAACGTCAACGCGTCCCCGGAGCCGGTGACCAAGGGTGCGCGTATCACCGTCAACGGCAAGCTCGTGCGGGCCAACTGGGACACCTATCGGTATGCGGGATACGCGGGTCAGACCGTGCACCTGCAATTCCGCCCGAAGGACAGCAGTACCTACGCCACGGTGGTCGCCGTGAAGAGCAGCAGCACCGGCACACTGCGCGCCACGGTCAAGGCGGTCAAGGACGGCTACTGGCGTTGGAACTTCACCGGCACGACCACCACCGGACCGGCCAAGGCCACCGGTGACTACGTCGATGTACGCCCCTGA
- a CDS encoding helix-turn-helix transcriptional regulator, which yields MSSGTPLGAFLRARREALKPHDVGLPEHGRRRVPGLRREEVALLAGVSADYYIRLEQGRENSPSPQVLDAVARALRLGVEATDHLNRLCLTASQRPREWGERDVSRQLLQLMDGWAHTPAFVVGPALDIMAGNSLATALHSGFEKFDNLARMMFVDPAGREFYQEWERAAHSCVAEIRAAYGRDPESARIAEVVAELSDQSVEFAEIWRMHDVKAKSQEGKHLKHPQVGDLHITFAAFTVNGASHQQLVVYQAEPASPTAAGFETLRAMATQPEQAQAEVPAAGQV from the coding sequence ATGAGCAGTGGGACACCTTTGGGTGCTTTCCTCAGAGCCCGCCGAGAAGCCCTCAAGCCACACGATGTCGGTCTTCCCGAACACGGGCGACGCCGGGTGCCGGGACTGCGCAGAGAGGAAGTCGCGCTCCTCGCCGGGGTCAGCGCCGACTACTACATCAGGCTGGAACAGGGGCGCGAGAACAGCCCGTCCCCGCAGGTCCTAGATGCCGTGGCACGGGCCCTGAGATTGGGCGTGGAAGCCACCGACCATCTCAACCGCCTCTGCCTCACCGCCTCGCAGCGCCCACGCGAATGGGGCGAGAGGGACGTCAGCCGGCAGTTGTTGCAGCTGATGGACGGATGGGCGCACACTCCGGCCTTCGTCGTCGGCCCGGCCCTCGACATCATGGCGGGCAACTCCCTCGCCACAGCCCTCCACAGCGGGTTCGAGAAGTTCGACAACCTCGCCCGCATGATGTTCGTCGACCCCGCAGGACGCGAGTTCTACCAGGAATGGGAGCGAGCCGCGCACTCCTGCGTCGCCGAAATCAGAGCGGCGTACGGACGCGACCCCGAATCGGCCCGCATCGCCGAAGTCGTGGCGGAACTGTCTGACCAGAGCGTGGAGTTCGCTGAAATCTGGCGAATGCACGACGTGAAGGCGAAGTCCCAGGAGGGCAAGCATCTCAAACACCCTCAGGTCGGAGATCTGCACATCACGTTCGCGGCCTTCACCGTCAATGGGGCCTCGCACCAGCAACTGGTGGTTTATCAGGCTGAACCGGCCAGCCCGACAGCGGCCGGCTTCGAGACGCTGAGGGCCATGGCCACACAGCCGGAGCAGGCCCAGGCAGAGGTGCCCGCGGCCGGCCAAGTCTGA
- a CDS encoding PAS domain-containing protein: MTAEIEFTAFFDATPSPSLVMGTDLVIRYVNHAYLQATGRSRSELVGKYFFDVLPENPHAPVEGQRNLKASLLRVLETG; encoded by the coding sequence ATGACAGCGGAGATTGAATTCACGGCGTTCTTCGACGCCACACCGAGCCCGTCCCTGGTGATGGGTACGGACCTCGTGATCCGCTACGTCAATCATGCATACCTGCAGGCCACCGGGCGGTCCCGGAGCGAGCTGGTCGGAAAGTACTTCTTCGACGTCCTCCCGGAAAACCCCCATGCCCCCGTCGAGGGGCAGCGGAATCTGAAGGCCTCACTGCTCCGGGTCCTGGAGACCGGGTAA
- a CDS encoding SpoIIE family protein phosphatase, translating into MGPTEPFRGDPGTSGVIASRPGGLMDVLNVAAVLLNAEGRIDLWSPQAETLFGYTADEALGQYAGQLLIDREHLDTVLALFTQVMEDGESWAGVFPVRHKDGSRRLVEFRNMRLQDDHREYWALGLATDQATLRQVERNLALSAQLVSQSPIGLGMLDTDLRYISVNPAEERMNGVPATDHIGRHVHEVVPYLDKSFEGAMREVLASGTPIVDQYIVGRTAADPDNDHAWSISFYRLESPNGKVLGVATSSVDVTDRHHAVEEQRRTALTLQRSLLPHPPPQRPGLDVAFRYRPAQATIEIGGDWFDVIPLNGDKTALVVGDVMGSGVTAAASMGQLRTATRTLADLDLPPDQVLHHLDHITDDLDTIATCVYAVFDPHTTQCRVSLAGHLPPVLLRPDGTRELLDLPTGAPLGGCGISFDSTSINFGPGNQLVLYTDGLIETRDQPIDARLDALLDVLDDPNRSIDATCDVLLHTLRHDDDHDDVALLIARAGQQPPQL; encoded by the coding sequence ATGGGGCCGACCGAACCCTTCCGGGGTGATCCCGGCACGTCGGGTGTGATTGCGTCCCGGCCGGGCGGCCTGATGGATGTGCTGAATGTGGCCGCGGTCCTCCTCAACGCCGAGGGCAGGATCGATCTCTGGAGCCCACAGGCCGAGACCCTCTTCGGCTACACCGCCGACGAGGCACTGGGCCAGTACGCGGGACAGCTGTTGATCGACAGAGAGCACCTCGACACGGTGCTGGCACTGTTCACGCAGGTCATGGAGGACGGCGAGAGCTGGGCCGGGGTCTTTCCCGTTCGGCACAAGGACGGCAGCAGGCGCTTGGTGGAATTCCGCAACATGCGGTTGCAGGACGACCACCGTGAGTACTGGGCTCTGGGGCTGGCAACGGACCAGGCGACGCTACGGCAGGTGGAGCGGAACCTGGCCCTGTCCGCCCAACTGGTGTCCCAGTCACCGATCGGGCTGGGCATGCTGGACACCGATCTCCGGTACATCTCCGTCAATCCCGCGGAGGAACGGATGAACGGCGTGCCGGCCACCGATCACATCGGCCGCCACGTCCACGAGGTGGTGCCCTATCTGGACAAGTCCTTCGAAGGCGCCATGCGTGAAGTTCTCGCCTCCGGGACACCGATTGTCGACCAGTACATCGTCGGCCGCACGGCGGCCGACCCGGACAACGATCACGCCTGGTCGATCTCGTTCTACCGGCTCGAATCCCCCAACGGAAAAGTGCTCGGCGTGGCCACCTCCAGCGTCGATGTCACCGACCGGCACCACGCCGTGGAAGAACAGCGGCGGACCGCCCTCACCCTCCAACGCAGCCTGCTGCCCCACCCGCCTCCACAACGGCCTGGTCTCGATGTCGCCTTCCGCTACCGCCCCGCCCAGGCCACCATCGAAATCGGCGGCGACTGGTTCGACGTCATCCCTCTGAACGGCGACAAGACCGCCCTCGTCGTCGGCGACGTCATGGGCAGCGGCGTCACAGCCGCCGCCAGCATGGGACAGCTGCGCACCGCCACCAGGACACTGGCCGACCTCGATCTGCCCCCCGACCAGGTCCTCCACCACCTCGACCACATCACGGACGACCTCGACACCATCGCGACCTGCGTCTACGCCGTCTTCGACCCCCACACCACGCAGTGCCGCGTCTCCCTCGCCGGACACCTGCCACCCGTGCTCCTCCGCCCGGACGGCACACGTGAGCTGCTCGACCTGCCCACCGGCGCACCCTTGGGCGGCTGCGGTATCTCCTTCGACTCCACCTCGATCAACTTCGGGCCCGGCAACCAACTTGTCCTGTACACCGACGGCCTCATCGAGACCCGTGACCAGCCGATCGACGCACGCCTGGACGCCCTCCTCGACGTCCTGGACGACCCCAACCGCTCCATCGACGCCACCTGTGACGTTCTCCTGCACACCCTGCGTCACGATGACGACCACGACGACGTAGCCCTGCTGATCGCTCGGGCAGGTCAGCAGCCGCCGCAGTTGTAG
- a CDS encoding ABC transporter permease gives MAEATLRTAPLDKARALQWLQTYGVYAGVTALLVVNTVITPHFLSAENFRTQAVQVAPVIIVALGMALVIGTEGVDLSVGAVMALAASVTALYLGYGLLPALLVVALFAAGVGLANGALVAFVGVQPIVATLALMVGGRGLALVLLPQLEDLRNPSLAVLGSGDVLGIPYLILIAAVLALLVAFVVRRTTFGRQLLAIGDSRPAAQLAGLPVRRVLIIVYVVCALLAAVAGVLATARLQASDPTSLGNLMELSAITAVVVGGTPLTGGRVNIAGTVAGAVLIQLLTATLIKHDLPPSWTQIAQAIVIVAAVYAARGRGKR, from the coding sequence ATGGCTGAGGCCACCCTCCGCACCGCCCCGCTGGACAAGGCCCGCGCGCTCCAGTGGCTTCAGACCTACGGCGTCTACGCGGGCGTGACGGCGCTGCTCGTCGTCAACACCGTCATCACGCCTCACTTCCTCTCCGCGGAGAACTTCCGCACCCAGGCCGTCCAGGTCGCCCCCGTCATCATCGTCGCCCTCGGCATGGCCCTGGTCATCGGCACGGAGGGCGTCGACCTGTCGGTCGGTGCCGTGATGGCGCTGGCGGCCTCCGTCACCGCGCTCTACCTCGGCTACGGACTGCTGCCCGCCCTGCTCGTGGTCGCGCTCTTCGCCGCCGGGGTCGGACTGGCCAACGGCGCGCTGGTCGCGTTCGTCGGTGTGCAACCCATCGTGGCGACCCTGGCGCTCATGGTCGGCGGCCGGGGCCTCGCCCTGGTGCTCCTGCCCCAGCTGGAGGACCTGCGCAACCCCTCCCTGGCCGTACTGGGTTCCGGCGACGTCCTCGGCATCCCCTACCTGATCCTGATCGCCGCCGTCCTGGCCCTGCTGGTGGCCTTCGTCGTGCGCCGCACCACCTTCGGACGCCAACTGCTCGCCATCGGTGACAGCCGCCCGGCCGCGCAGCTCGCCGGGCTGCCGGTGCGACGCGTGCTGATCATCGTGTACGTCGTGTGCGCGCTGCTCGCCGCCGTGGCAGGTGTGCTGGCGACCGCCCGCCTCCAGGCCAGCGACCCGACCTCCCTCGGCAACCTCATGGAGCTCTCGGCGATCACGGCTGTCGTCGTCGGGGGCACTCCGCTGACCGGCGGCCGGGTCAACATCGCCGGCACCGTGGCGGGAGCCGTACTGATCCAGCTGCTCACCGCCACCCTCATCAAGCACGATCTGCCGCCCTCCTGGACCCAGATCGCCCAGGCCATAGTGATCGTCGCCGCGGTCTACGCGGCACGGGGACGGGGGAAGCGATGA
- a CDS encoding LamG-like jellyroll fold domain-containing protein, with translation MTRQHISPRARLWALLAAAALVVPPSGLAATAAAVEPTGSAAVLSTEAADVEVHGLKGEYFSMSAPGARDFAELGGTLLDPQINFSGLTSTFQELTGKSEHTTARWTGQIEAPASGDYTFYAIGDNGFRLHIDGKPVIDHWEPDWDKEQTSAAIRLTGGEKHDFRLEMFQDFGGSNMFLRWAGPGLSKQLVPMSAFTPPEGFEVYPVEMSVAADGRRLRARFEGRVGDLQAVKDHLKVEADTTAMPLKSVTVAPGDRNSLLVTLAEPIQKNQQVRVTYDGEGGLTSGGETVPKVIRYADNASTHRLTTKWGDKVDTKNPLPEYPRPQQVRSKWKNLNGPWQFSGAEAGEQPVFGKNLDEKIVVPYPLESQLSGLERHEDHMFYRRLVNVPKDWKVGKDGKGNRLKLNFGAVDYQARVFVNGTKVAEHTGGYDAFSADITDALKGTGPQEVVVAVTDTGGADQPMGKQSTNPGGIFYTQSSGIWQTVWMEPVAVAAIDNVVSTPDIDTSSLAVTVESGKASAGARVEAVARDKRGKVVGKVSGPANKQLRLPVTNQHLWSPDDPYLYDLDVKLTDGRSTDKVGSYFGMREIGVAKVGGFQKLVLNGKPVFSLATLDQGFWPDGLYTAPSDEALAFDLKAHKELGFNAVRKHIKVEPARWFYHADRLGLLVWQDFVSGNITNETGQRAFVDQGREMMREHHNAPSVIGWIVFNEGWGEWDRTETGKIAESVKEADPSRVVNAHSGVNCCNSKGDSGKGDIIDHHDYNNEDPPFPDDKRAAMDGEHGGFTLRTPGHMWPGAPTVIYSGVNDKEALTRKYVENTEKFYLDQAGAELSGSVYTQISDLENELNGLYTYDRREIKVDPVRVREVNRKVIAAGAAAGERQPLEGGGHWTLDEGTGTTANDHGPNTKPLTLATGTTWTPGVSGSALKFDGNGQYAETDGPVLDTTGSYSVSAWVRLDELPGNYATAVSQDTRRQASPFYLQYGQGAFAFSTPGESRARLVTTPEKGRWYHLVGVRDSADNTIKLYVDGKPAASATGGAAYPSTGALAVGRAQWGGNDTDFWNGAVDEVHAYDKALTAEEVSALYTGEKP, from the coding sequence ATGACAAGACAACACATCAGCCCACGGGCCAGACTGTGGGCGCTGCTGGCTGCGGCCGCTCTCGTTGTGCCCCCGAGCGGTCTGGCCGCCACCGCGGCGGCAGTTGAGCCGACCGGCAGCGCCGCAGTGCTTTCCACCGAAGCAGCAGACGTCGAGGTCCACGGTCTGAAGGGCGAGTACTTCAGCATGTCGGCCCCGGGCGCACGGGACTTCGCCGAACTCGGTGGCACGCTGCTCGATCCGCAGATCAACTTCTCGGGCCTCACCAGCACCTTCCAAGAGCTGACCGGCAAGTCGGAGCACACGACCGCCCGTTGGACGGGCCAGATCGAGGCACCGGCCTCCGGCGACTACACCTTCTACGCCATCGGCGACAACGGCTTCCGGCTCCACATCGACGGAAAGCCCGTCATCGACCACTGGGAGCCGGACTGGGACAAGGAGCAGACCAGCGCCGCGATCCGGCTCACCGGCGGCGAGAAGCACGACTTCCGCCTGGAGATGTTCCAGGACTTCGGCGGCTCCAACATGTTCCTGCGCTGGGCCGGTCCGGGCCTGTCCAAGCAGCTCGTGCCGATGTCGGCATTCACTCCGCCCGAGGGCTTCGAGGTCTACCCGGTGGAGATGTCCGTGGCCGCGGACGGACGCCGGCTGCGGGCCCGGTTCGAGGGCAGGGTCGGCGACCTCCAGGCGGTCAAGGACCACCTCAAGGTCGAGGCCGACACCACGGCCATGCCACTGAAGTCGGTCACCGTCGCTCCCGGCGACCGCAACTCGCTCCTCGTCACGCTCGCCGAACCCATACAGAAGAACCAGCAGGTGCGGGTCACCTACGACGGCGAGGGCGGCCTGACATCGGGCGGCGAAACCGTACCGAAGGTCATCCGCTATGCCGACAACGCCTCCACCCACCGGCTGACGACCAAGTGGGGCGACAAGGTCGACACGAAGAACCCGCTGCCGGAGTACCCGCGTCCGCAGCAGGTGCGCTCCAAGTGGAAGAACCTCAACGGCCCTTGGCAGTTCAGCGGTGCCGAGGCGGGCGAGCAGCCGGTGTTCGGCAAGAACCTCGACGAGAAGATCGTCGTGCCGTACCCGTTGGAGTCGCAGCTCTCCGGCCTGGAGCGGCACGAGGACCACATGTTCTACCGCAGGCTGGTGAACGTCCCCAAGGACTGGAAGGTCGGCAAGGACGGCAAGGGCAACCGGCTGAAGCTGAACTTCGGCGCCGTGGACTACCAGGCCCGCGTCTTCGTCAACGGCACGAAGGTCGCCGAACACACCGGTGGCTACGACGCCTTCAGCGCCGACATCACCGACGCGCTGAAGGGCACAGGGCCGCAGGAGGTCGTGGTCGCGGTCACCGACACCGGGGGCGCCGACCAGCCGATGGGCAAGCAGTCCACCAATCCGGGCGGCATCTTCTACACCCAGTCGTCGGGCATCTGGCAGACGGTCTGGATGGAGCCGGTCGCCGTCGCAGCGATCGATAACGTTGTCTCCACCCCTGACATCGACACGAGCAGCCTCGCAGTGACGGTGGAATCCGGCAAGGCGTCCGCCGGGGCCCGGGTCGAGGCGGTCGCCCGCGACAAGCGCGGCAAAGTCGTCGGCAAGGTCAGCGGACCGGCCAACAAGCAACTGCGGCTGCCGGTGACGAACCAGCACCTGTGGAGCCCGGACGACCCCTACCTCTACGACCTCGACGTCAAGCTCACCGACGGCAGGTCGACCGACAAGGTCGGCAGCTACTTCGGCATGCGCGAAATAGGCGTCGCGAAGGTAGGCGGTTTCCAGAAGCTCGTGCTCAACGGGAAACCGGTCTTCTCCCTGGCCACCCTCGACCAGGGCTTCTGGCCCGACGGCCTGTACACCGCGCCAAGCGACGAGGCCCTCGCGTTCGACCTGAAGGCGCACAAGGAGCTCGGCTTCAACGCCGTGCGCAAGCACATCAAGGTGGAGCCCGCGCGCTGGTTCTACCACGCGGACCGGCTCGGACTGCTGGTCTGGCAGGACTTCGTCTCCGGCAACATCACGAACGAGACCGGGCAGCGTGCCTTCGTCGACCAGGGCCGGGAGATGATGCGCGAGCACCACAACGCGCCTTCCGTGATCGGCTGGATCGTCTTCAACGAGGGCTGGGGCGAGTGGGACCGCACCGAGACCGGCAAGATCGCCGAGTCCGTGAAGGAGGCCGACCCGTCCCGTGTCGTCAACGCCCACAGCGGTGTCAACTGCTGCAACTCCAAGGGTGATTCGGGCAAGGGCGACATCATCGACCACCACGACTACAACAACGAGGACCCGCCGTTCCCCGACGACAAGCGGGCGGCGATGGACGGTGAGCACGGCGGCTTCACGCTGCGCACCCCCGGGCACATGTGGCCGGGCGCCCCGACTGTGATCTACAGCGGTGTCAACGACAAGGAGGCATTGACCCGCAAGTACGTCGAGAACACCGAGAAGTTCTATCTCGACCAGGCCGGAGCAGAGCTGTCCGGTTCGGTCTACACGCAGATTTCCGACCTGGAGAACGAGCTCAACGGCTTGTACACGTACGACCGTCGGGAGATCAAGGTCGACCCGGTCCGGGTCCGTGAGGTCAACCGCAAGGTCATCGCCGCCGGTGCCGCCGCGGGCGAACGGCAGCCGCTCGAGGGCGGCGGGCACTGGACCCTCGACGAGGGCACCGGGACCACGGCGAACGACCACGGCCCGAACACCAAGCCCTTGACGCTCGCCACGGGCACCACTTGGACGCCCGGAGTCAGCGGCAGCGCGCTGAAGTTCGACGGCAACGGCCAGTACGCCGAGACCGATGGACCGGTGCTCGACACCACCGGAAGCTACTCGGTGTCCGCCTGGGTCCGGCTGGACGAACTCCCCGGCAACTACGCCACCGCGGTCAGCCAGGACACCCGGCGCCAGGCCAGCCCGTTCTACCTCCAGTACGGACAGGGCGCGTTCGCCTTCAGCACACCGGGCGAGAGCCGTGCCCGCCTGGTCACCACCCCGGAGAAGGGCCGCTGGTACCACCTAGTCGGCGTCCGCGACAGCGCCGACAACACGATCAAGCTGTACGTCGACGGGAAGCCGGCGGCGAGCGCCACCGGCGGTGCGGCCTACCCCAGCACCGGCGCCCTGGCCGTCGGCCGCGCCCAGTGGGGTGGCAACGACACCGACTTCTGGAACGGCGCGGTCGACGAGGTCCACGCCTACGACAAGGCCCTCACCGCCGAGGAGGTGAGCGCGCTCTACACGGGCGAGAAGCCGTAG